The genomic segment GACGGATTCAAGTTTTCAATTTCGACTGCGCGTTTCGCGTATTTCAACGCCTCATCAAGCCGCAGTTCTCGCTCAGCAAGGCTGTATGCGAGGTTGTTTAGTACAATCGCATTGTCTGGCGCAAGCTCCAGGGCTGCGGCATAGGCATTGTCTGAGGCCTCATACGCTTTGGTACGCGCATACAGGAGGCCAAGCGCAGAAAGCAGCTCTGACCGTTCGCTTTGGTGTGCGTTGTCTTTTTCCAGCAAGGACAGGAATTCTTTGAAGTAGTTGATGGCCCGTGTATTCTGATACGCATCCATATAACCATATGCTGCGACCCGGAGAAGTGAAATTTGCCCGGGGAAAAGCAGCAAGGCTTCATCTGCGATGTCGGCAGCTTGTTTAGATTGATTGATGCGTAGGTAAGCAGCTGCAGCCTGTAGCCATACTTCGGGGTTCTTGGGGTTGACCTGTACGGCACGATACAGCAGTTTGCCGGCTTCTTCAAAGTGATGCTCTTCAAACATTATGGTGCCGAAAAGAATGAGCGCTTCCGTGTAGGAAGGATCTTGCGCAATGGCGTATTCGAGCAGGCGCGTAACCAGGTCGATGGTGTCAATGTTGTCGCTGGCACGCGTATACAGGTGTGATGCGCGGGCGAATGCATCTTCTGGCGAGCCGGAAACTTCCATGGTACGCGCCCAAAGCGCTTCTGCCCGGTCTGTCTCTTGCCGGTCCTCATACAAGCGGGCGAGTGGTACAATGATTTCCACGTCCGTTGAATCAACTTGTAATGCCTCTTCCAGGATAGCTATCGCATCATCAGTCCGATCATTCTGCTGGTAGAGTTCAGCCAGATTGCGTTTTATTGAAGCGTTTTCCGGGTTTTGCGCTTCCATTTTTCGCAATGCAGCTTCCATACCCGCAACATCATTTCGCTGATGATGAATTTGAAGCATGCGGTAACTGATGTGTTGTTGGATTCCCATACGGTCTTCCAGTTGCTGGTACAACGCAAGCGCCTCGTCATACGCAGCGCGTGTATATTGCAAATAGGCCAGCTCCTCAAGAACAGAGATTTCTTCCGGGAAAAGCGCCAGCATGGATTCGAGCGTTTGTGTTGCTGCATCGAGATCTTCTACGTCTTTTAACAGCTGAACCAATTGCTGGTGATAGTAGAGGTTCTCTGGCGCATAATCTTTGGCCTGCGTTGCATAGAAAATGGCAGTCTGCAAATCTTCTGTTGCCAGGAATGCATCTGCAAGCGCGGCGTGTACTGCCGGCGCAGCAGGGGATAGCTCAAGCGCTTTTTGGTAAAGAGCGATGGCTTCTTCGTGATAGCCAAGAAAGGATTTTGTGAGTCCCTGCACCAGGTAACGCTCGATCTGGATGGCGCGGACGCCGGGAGGCTCTGGTTGCTGCGCAAATACTGCTGTAGGCAAAACGGCCAGCAGGCACAGGCTAAAAATGACGCGATGCAATCCAGACACGAAAAAGATTGGGCTAGCTATTGAGATTTTGAAAAGCGTTTGACTTAAAGTCGTCCATTTTAACGGACTTGCCGGATTGTACTAAAGAAATAAGCCGGCTTTAATTATGTACGGTTTTCGGATTGAAGCGTTTCCAGAATTGTCGGGGTTACATCCATGAGGGATGTTGCAGAGTTAAAGTGACTGGCGCCGCGCCCAAAGGCGATCAGGGGGACTGGATTGAAGGTGTGCGATTTGGTAGACAGATCTTCCAGGTTACCATGATCGCTGGTAATTACCAATAGCGTGTTTTCCGGGTTTAAATGCGCAATGAGTCCTTCAAAAAAAGCATTCAGGATGAGCAAAATGTCAGTGGCTTGGTCCATTGACTGGCTGTGGCCGGCTTTGTCGGTCAGGTAGTATTCAAAGAGGGTAAAGACATGCGATTCAGCAAGCCTGACAAGCCGACGGGCAGCCTCTTCTTCTGAAATCGCGGGCACATCAATACCCAGCCTTTCTCGCCACGCGGTATTACGTATTTCTGCGGTTAGCGCCTGCCCTGCCTGCAACGCATCCGTCTTTCGGATCGGAATGCCAGCCTCAATGCAAGAAAGCGTGGTAACAGTCCATCTGTTGCGCCTGGTCGCATGGGCAAAAAAGGGAGGCGGATAGGCATTGGCAAATGCCGCTGGCTCCTCAAGTGTCGGGTTGAGCTGCTGCACACCCGAAAAAATGTTCTGAGAAGCCAGAATAGGTTTGGAGGTAGAATGCGGGTACGGGCCAAAGTGCCGGCCCGCAGCTTCAGCACAGTTGACACCTGTGAAGAGCGTAGCTTGTCCCGTGCCACTTTGAGGTAAGCCGTCAACACCAAGGCAAGCGTCTATTGGTCGGACTACATGTCGCGCATTGTGTTGTGACGCAAGCGGAGCCGTCCAGGGCTGTCCGCCTGCCAGCGTATTAAATGCAGGCAAGCTGAGCCTGGAGAAAGGGTTGGCAGCGGTGGACTCGGGACCCAGGCCTACGCCATCAATAAACACAAACAAGACATGCAGGGGCAGGCGCGGATTTGCGAAAGCCATATTTTTGCCGGCAACTTCACTTTCTTCGGGGGACTAATAATAGACATTTCTATACATTTTTGTTTATTACCAGCGTCACCCCGACCCATTTTATAGAAAACATAGATCAGGTTTACCGCATAGCGTTGAGATAATGAGAGAAGTAATCAAAAACAGACTTCAGGATTTGTTGGGGATTGGTGAGAAAGCAAAAGAGGATGTTGGGCTCGTATTGAGCGGCGGAGGGGCAAGGGCTGCCTACCAGGCTGGTGTACTGAATTATATTGCAGATGCGTTTCCCGGTGATCATTTTAGTATCATGAAAGGCGTTTCCGCCGGTGCAATCAATACCGGTTATTTGGCCAATCACAACGGTTCGTTCAAAGATGCGGCGGGCGTAATGGTGGAGAGTTGGCAGCAGCTGACGCTGGATCATGTGTTTACTACGGAGTCTACCTTTGATTTTTTTCGGCGCCTGCTCAAAAATCGAGATGGCGCGAGTTATGAAGAGCGCATTACGTCCTCTATGGCGCATCAGCGTGGGTTACTCGATCCTGGTCCGCTCAGAGAATTTCTATGTGAGAAGTTTCAAACAGATGCATCGGGTAGCCTGACGGGTGTGACGGAAAACGTGGCTTCTGGTAAAATCAAAGCATTTGCAGTGACCAGTACCAACTATATGACTGGGCAGACGACCACGTTTGTTCAGGGGGCAGACATCGAACAGTGGGTGCGGCCGAGTCGTGTTGGGGTAGCAACCCAGATTACGGTCGACCACATTATGGCATCAGCTGCCTTGCCGTTAATTTTTCCGGCTGTTTTGATTGACGGTGCCTGGCATGGCGACGGTGGGGTGCGGTTAACAAATCCGCTTTCGCCGGCCATTACGATGGGTGCAGACCGGATCATGGTAATTTCAACGCGCTACGACAGGAGCCAGGCAGAGGCCGATCGGCCAACAATTTCAGGATATCCACCGGCGGCCCAGATTATTGGTATTCTGATGAACGCCATTTTTCTGGATGCTGTTGACCAGGATTCAGAAAACCTGCAAAGAATAAACGACCTGATCCAGCAAATTCCAGACAGAAGCCGCAATGGATTGCGCCCGGTAAAGTTGCTAATGATCAGGCCGTCGATTGATATAGGTAAATTAGCTGGGAAATATAAACCACAATTCTCCGGTGCCCTCGGATTATTTACTATGGGCATCGGGTCTAGTGAAACTAAGAGTCCCGACTGGCTCAGTATGCTGCTCTTTCAAAAAGAATATATGGATGATCTCATCGACATCGGATACAACGATGCTGCACATCAACACGATGAAATCGAGTCTTTTCTAGAAGAAGCTAACAATGTGGGTCAGGCAGATAATCGCTCGTAACAATTGTGGGTCAATTGTGCCAGGCTGTTGATTACTCAGGAGTCAACTTCGTATCCAACCTTTTCAAGTGCTTCAGCTACCAGGGGGTAGGATTTATCGAACAACACGATAGCTTCTGCTTGCAGGTTGGTACGGTCCGACTGGACGTTGTCTTTGATTGAGCCTTTGGCTAGCGCTACGCAAGATTTCCAAAGTGCTGCTCTGAGTCCCCATTTGCTTATAGAGTAACGGGTGCTCGTTCTTTTTCCGTGGCGCTGTACAGATACCTGCAGATGGGCCAGATTATCTCTGGCACCATTTACAAAGCTGACACACAAACCAGGAACGCCGGTTT from the Bacteroidota bacterium genome contains:
- a CDS encoding tetratricopeptide repeat protein; this translates as MSGLHRVIFSLCLLAVLPTAVFAQQPEPPGVRAIQIERYLVQGLTKSFLGYHEEAIALYQKALELSPAAPAVHAALADAFLATEDLQTAIFYATQAKDYAPENLYYHQQLVQLLKDVEDLDAATQTLESMLALFPEEISVLEELAYLQYTRAAYDEALALYQQLEDRMGIQQHISYRMLQIHHQRNDVAGMEAALRKMEAQNPENASIKRNLAELYQQNDRTDDAIAILEEALQVDSTDVEIIVPLARLYEDRQETDRAEALWARTMEVSGSPEDAFARASHLYTRASDNIDTIDLVTRLLEYAIAQDPSYTEALILFGTIMFEEHHFEEAGKLLYRAVQVNPKNPEVWLQAAAAYLRINQSKQAADIADEALLLFPGQISLLRVAAYGYMDAYQNTRAINYFKEFLSLLEKDNAHQSERSELLSALGLLYARTKAYEASDNAYAAALELAPDNAIVLNNLAYSLAERELRLDEALKYAKRAVEIENLNPSFLDTLGWVYYKQGEYKQAEQWVSKAIDAGARGAATFEHMGDIQVKLGDRSAAVTLWNKSLKLNPDNEQLLEKINNIQ
- a CDS encoding peptidase produces the protein MAFANPRLPLHVLFVFIDGVGLGPESTAANPFSRLSLPAFNTLAGGQPWTAPLASQHNARHVVRPIDACLGVDGLPQSGTGQATLFTGVNCAEAAGRHFGPYPHSTSKPILASQNIFSGVQQLNPTLEEPAAFANAYPPPFFAHATRRNRWTVTTLSCIEAGIPIRKTDALQAGQALTAEIRNTAWRERLGIDVPAISEEEAARRLVRLAESHVFTLFEYYLTDKAGHSQSMDQATDILLILNAFFEGLIAHLNPENTLLVITSDHGNLEDLSTKSHTFNPVPLIAFGRGASHFNSATSLMDVTPTILETLQSENRT
- a CDS encoding patatin-like phospholipase family protein translates to MREVIKNRLQDLLGIGEKAKEDVGLVLSGGGARAAYQAGVLNYIADAFPGDHFSIMKGVSAGAINTGYLANHNGSFKDAAGVMVESWQQLTLDHVFTTESTFDFFRRLLKNRDGASYEERITSSMAHQRGLLDPGPLREFLCEKFQTDASGSLTGVTENVASGKIKAFAVTSTNYMTGQTTTFVQGADIEQWVRPSRVGVATQITVDHIMASAALPLIFPAVLIDGAWHGDGGVRLTNPLSPAITMGADRIMVISTRYDRSQAEADRPTISGYPPAAQIIGILMNAIFLDAVDQDSENLQRINDLIQQIPDRSRNGLRPVKLLMIRPSIDIGKLAGKYKPQFSGALGLFTMGIGSSETKSPDWLSMLLFQKEYMDDLIDIGYNDAAHQHDEIESFLEEANNVGQADNRS